One region of Bdellovibrionota bacterium genomic DNA includes:
- a CDS encoding radical SAM protein — MKARFPHFHLIEHAEEYLLYHREASSLIRLSKDFGEIAKQLQTGKETVEIAAELGGSEESVSEAISVMERTQSRLDQIKLKTMTREKPISLYLNVSNACNLGCGYCFANGGTYNSPPGMMGPDLAFQAVDRFYEAFGHIGTITFFGGEPMLQAPLIPKVCEYALEQSKRRGASEPAFSLVTNGTLLTPQNVEMLAKYRFGVTVSIDGPEPINDLLRPTLSGKGSYSKIASGLRLLKEMGISPNIESTYTTKHREMGITPKTLLEFFRDEFGSRSITIGPAAGEVEDSSATREFYDFLIPAFREAARFSLETLGSDRPIVLYQVSHVLGLFFVKEKRPSNQFCYANLGKDLFSVSSTGKVFPCQMMNDRAEFDMGHISNADFSHAPKFQQVQSKFEGMNKEEMQCHSCWAQDLCFICVAGVEIETKRLKPIPKHRCDLIRGVIEEILIHLSRLQGDSQRLDKVLDNCFNRADEPGSDNKSR, encoded by the coding sequence TTGAAAGCCCGCTTTCCCCATTTTCATTTGATCGAACATGCGGAGGAATATCTTCTCTATCACCGCGAAGCATCCTCGTTGATAAGACTGAGCAAGGACTTCGGTGAAATCGCAAAGCAACTTCAAACCGGAAAAGAAACAGTTGAAATTGCGGCTGAACTCGGGGGGAGTGAGGAAAGTGTGTCTGAAGCTATTTCCGTAATGGAACGCACTCAGTCGCGATTGGATCAAATCAAACTGAAAACCATGACGAGAGAAAAGCCGATCAGTCTTTATCTCAACGTGAGCAACGCGTGCAACTTGGGTTGCGGATACTGTTTTGCAAATGGGGGAACCTACAATTCGCCTCCGGGAATGATGGGCCCGGACCTGGCGTTTCAAGCGGTGGATCGATTCTACGAAGCGTTCGGCCATATCGGAACGATCACCTTTTTCGGCGGTGAACCGATGCTGCAGGCGCCTCTCATCCCCAAGGTTTGTGAGTATGCCTTGGAGCAATCGAAGAGGAGGGGCGCGTCGGAGCCTGCGTTCTCGCTGGTCACAAACGGCACGTTGCTCACACCGCAAAACGTTGAAATGTTGGCCAAATACCGTTTTGGCGTCACAGTTTCCATCGACGGCCCGGAACCGATCAACGACCTCCTTCGGCCTACACTCAGCGGAAAAGGGAGTTACTCAAAAATAGCTTCCGGACTGAGACTTCTGAAAGAGATGGGAATCTCCCCGAACATTGAGAGCACCTATACGACCAAACATCGTGAGATGGGGATCACCCCCAAAACTCTTCTCGAATTTTTCCGCGACGAATTCGGCTCGCGATCGATCACCATCGGTCCCGCAGCGGGGGAGGTTGAGGACTCTAGCGCCACACGAGAATTCTACGACTTTCTTATTCCCGCCTTTCGCGAAGCCGCGCGCTTTTCTCTGGAAACCCTGGGAAGCGACCGGCCGATCGTTCTCTACCAAGTGTCGCACGTCCTCGGCCTTTTTTTCGTGAAGGAGAAGAGACCGTCCAACCAATTTTGTTACGCCAATTTGGGAAAGGATCTCTTTTCGGTCTCGTCCACGGGTAAGGTTTTTCCCTGCCAGATGATGAATGATCGAGCTGAATTCGATATGGGGCATATCTCGAACGCCGACTTCTCGCACGCTCCCAAGTTTCAGCAAGTTCAATCGAAATTCGAGGGAATGAACAAGGAAGAAATGCAGTGCCATTCCTGCTGGGCACAAGATCTCTGTTTCATCTGCGTCGCGGGCGTGGAAATCGAGACGAAACGGTTGAAACCCATTCCCAAACACCGGTGCGACCTCATCCGCGGTGTGATCGAAGAAATTTTGATCCACCTATCCCGACTTCAGGGGGATTCACAGCGGTTGGACAAAGTATTGGACAACTGCTTCAACCGGGCCGACGAACCCGGATCCGACAATAAATCTCGGTGA
- a CDS encoding SDR family oxidoreductase: MAEKNLKVAIVTGASSGIGNATAILLAKEGMKLCLAARRKAELQKVQKACGRNARIFPADIRNPKDIQALIHQTFETFGRIDVLVNSAGILTSAPLDGTPVERIREILDTNLLGTTLCCREVLPLMKRQRSGHIVNISSIAGTVPQENMALYTASKYGVVGFSDALQKEVKPYGIKVSTLRPGTVVTDLWNEYWTDREEREALAKQLLQPEDVARAILFVLTQPLHVIIRDLSIHPNK, from the coding sequence ATGGCTGAGAAAAATCTCAAAGTAGCCATTGTGACAGGAGCCAGCAGCGGCATTGGAAACGCCACAGCTATTCTGCTGGCCAAAGAAGGGATGAAGCTTTGTCTTGCGGCCCGCCGGAAGGCGGAGCTTCAAAAGGTGCAAAAGGCTTGCGGACGTAACGCGAGAATCTTCCCCGCCGACATCCGCAATCCCAAGGATATTCAGGCACTCATTCACCAGACATTCGAGACGTTTGGGAGGATCGACGTTCTCGTTAACTCGGCCGGCATTTTAACGAGCGCTCCGCTCGATGGAACTCCGGTGGAAAGAATCCGTGAGATCTTGGACACCAACCTTTTGGGCACGACACTTTGCTGCAGAGAAGTCCTCCCTCTGATGAAACGCCAGCGAAGCGGCCACATTGTGAACATTTCGTCGATTGCAGGAACCGTCCCCCAGGAAAACATGGCGCTGTATACGGCGAGCAAGTATGGCGTTGTCGGATTTTCGGACGCGCTTCAAAAGGAAGTGAAGCCCTACGGGATCAAAGTTTCGACGCTTCGCCCGGGCACGGTGGTGACGGATTTATGGAATGAATATTGGACCGATCGTGAGGAGCGCGAAGCTCTGGCGAAACAACTTCTGCAGCCGGAAGATGTGGCGCGAGCTATTCTTTTTGTGCTCACCCAGCCCCTCCATGTGATTATTAGGGATCTGTCGATCCATCCAAATAAATAA
- a CDS encoding alpha/beta fold hydrolase codes for MNREDLSGHVEWDDLGPRTITFPKLELRIRRFADSIPFVAHIRKIKEPKRTLRYRSDDPVGKERNLSFRSKDGTRLWGTLEVPKGGTKLPTAILLHGSGQETRDSGSGFEERDLNVIQARPFRELSRKLIRHGIGVFRYDKRGVGKSGGNWKEVSRTNLLEDVIAATECVADRMKGKPVILVGFSEGANLAISAALKSRQIRGVVLAGARAHSLDRVILNKTLFKARRMKRPGAETRSEIARLRRIFQYVRSLHSKTGGKIKNVPWMGKSLALWSEQISNVPALEAKNLRIPVLLLHGEEDAEILVEECAAMAASLSKSHVPYEVHRFKGLNHFFTKACRDFPGFEYDVPYEMSDEIPDRIATWLRKISK; via the coding sequence GTGAACCGCGAAGATCTGTCCGGACACGTCGAGTGGGATGACCTTGGGCCCCGAACGATTACTTTTCCGAAACTTGAATTGCGCATCCGCCGATTCGCTGACTCTATTCCCTTTGTTGCGCACATAAGAAAAATAAAAGAACCGAAGAGAACTCTTCGTTACCGGAGTGACGATCCTGTAGGAAAGGAGAGGAATCTATCTTTTCGCTCGAAAGATGGAACCCGTCTTTGGGGTACACTTGAGGTTCCCAAAGGAGGAACGAAGCTTCCCACCGCGATCCTGCTTCATGGGAGCGGCCAGGAGACACGAGACAGTGGTTCGGGGTTTGAGGAGAGGGATCTAAATGTCATACAGGCGAGGCCCTTCCGGGAGCTTAGCCGGAAACTGATCCGCCATGGGATCGGTGTCTTTCGGTACGACAAACGGGGCGTGGGAAAGAGCGGGGGAAATTGGAAAGAGGTAAGCCGGACCAATCTGCTGGAGGATGTCATTGCCGCCACGGAGTGTGTTGCGGATCGCATGAAAGGAAAACCCGTGATCCTCGTTGGCTTTAGTGAGGGCGCCAACTTGGCGATTTCCGCCGCTCTGAAGAGTCGGCAAATACGAGGAGTTGTCCTGGCCGGCGCACGGGCGCATTCACTGGATCGAGTCATCTTGAATAAGACTCTCTTTAAGGCTCGACGGATGAAAAGACCTGGCGCCGAAACTCGAAGCGAGATCGCTCGCCTACGCCGGATTTTTCAATATGTCCGGTCGCTCCATTCGAAAACCGGCGGCAAAATCAAAAACGTTCCATGGATGGGAAAAAGCCTCGCGCTCTGGTCGGAACAGATTTCGAACGTACCAGCCTTGGAAGCCAAAAACCTTCGGATTCCTGTTCTCTTGTTGCACGGCGAAGAAGATGCGGAAATCTTGGTGGAAGAATGTGCGGCGATGGCTGCATCGCTGTCCAAGTCCCATGTGCCGTATGAGGTTCATCGCTTTAAAGGCCTGAATCATTTTTTTACAAAAGCATGTCGCGATTTCCCAGGCTTTGAGTACGATGTCCCGTATGAGATGTCGGACGAGATTCCGGATCGCATTGCAACATGGCTGAGAAAAATCTCAAAGTAG
- a CDS encoding CpsB/CapC family capsule biosynthesis tyrosine phosphatase: MVDLHSHILPCLDDGATSREEGIELISMLNRLGFTEICATPHHIEGGWMPQLSRIDSALDDLRTEIESRSLHVRLLRGAEYYLDVSLFDRLAAAEIIRLGESNMFLIEFPHTVNADLLCASLFRLAQECAAAQLTPLLAHPERYNGKDFVRWIAQLSQYGFLFQMDLLSLSHRSPRHVGKQAVQLLERQAYYGFGSDVHRPTPSLEAELEGALDQVERLGGRKSFGLSQLADPRSDLFTPASKDETSPWWEGAK; encoded by the coding sequence ATGGTTGATCTCCACTCGCATATTCTTCCCTGTCTCGACGACGGCGCGACTTCAAGGGAGGAGGGGATCGAACTGATTTCCATGCTGAATCGGCTCGGATTCACCGAGATCTGTGCAACGCCGCACCATATTGAAGGAGGGTGGATGCCGCAACTCTCCCGGATCGACTCGGCATTGGACGATTTAAGGACAGAGATCGAGTCCCGTTCCCTTCACGTGCGCCTTCTCCGCGGGGCTGAGTATTACCTGGATGTATCGCTCTTTGATCGGCTCGCGGCCGCCGAAATAATCCGCCTGGGCGAGTCGAACATGTTCCTCATCGAGTTTCCCCACACCGTGAACGCCGATCTTCTTTGCGCCAGCTTATTCCGGCTGGCTCAAGAGTGTGCCGCAGCGCAGCTCACCCCGCTTCTGGCTCATCCCGAGCGATACAATGGAAAAGATTTTGTGCGGTGGATCGCCCAGCTCAGCCAGTACGGTTTTTTATTTCAAATGGATTTATTGTCGCTTTCGCATCGTTCTCCCCGTCACGTGGGAAAACAGGCGGTCCAACTGCTCGAACGGCAAGCCTATTACGGCTTCGGAAGCGATGTGCATCGACCTACGCCTTCCCTGGAAGCAGAACTGGAAGGAGCTCTTGATCAGGTTGAAAGACTCGGCGGCAGGAAGAGCTTTGGTCTGTCTCAACTGGCTGATCCGCGTTCAGACCTTTTCACGCCCGCTTCCAAGGACGAAACCTCCCCTTGGTGGGAGGGGGCGAAGTAG
- a CDS encoding flavoprotein: protein MNSAKPKGRLPHVVLAVTGCVQAEVTPRLVSNLLYHPEIGRHEVIVAATPAALGFFEREVVEKLIGRKMFVHHTDTTEEFPVPHINLADWADVTLVYPASANTIAKCAHGICDSLVAGLVLAATSPVYFGPTMNRRMYESRVTQRNLKLLKEYGHRFIPQETCRVTVKATGEVEEKLYCTESMVLHVCQELFH from the coding sequence ATGAATTCGGCGAAGCCGAAAGGTCGATTGCCCCATGTTGTTTTGGCGGTCACGGGGTGTGTCCAGGCTGAGGTCACGCCGCGTTTGGTCTCCAATCTTCTTTATCATCCTGAGATCGGCCGGCATGAAGTGATCGTAGCAGCTACACCTGCGGCGCTTGGCTTCTTTGAACGTGAAGTTGTCGAAAAGCTCATCGGTCGGAAGATGTTCGTACATCACACGGATACGACGGAGGAGTTTCCCGTTCCCCATATCAACCTCGCCGATTGGGCCGATGTGACGTTGGTTTATCCCGCCTCGGCCAACACGATCGCCAAGTGCGCACATGGAATTTGCGATAGTCTGGTGGCGGGCCTCGTTTTGGCGGCGACGAGTCCTGTTTATTTCGGTCCGACGATGAACCGGCGAATGTACGAAAGCCGGGTTACACAACGAAATCTCAAACTACTTAAGGAGTACGGGCACCGATTTATCCCGCAAGAGACGTGTCGCGTGACGGTCAAGGCCACGGGTGAGGTGGAAGAGAAGCTTTATTGCACGGAATCGATGGTTCTCCACGTTTGCCAGGAGCTATTTCATTGA
- a CDS encoding polysaccharide biosynthesis/export family protein has translation MRTQAALFALFVASCAAQTIRLKQEDYVRVQRLEVPKNRASETVEQAIPEGAGPTQAQEVQSQEYPIGKGDRLSIGVYGRKELSSEISVRGDGTIFVPLAGDIEVEGKTPREVQTMLREKLSRYFREPNVGVHVSEYRASGFSVLGAVNAPGRFPLMGPLSTVYEAVALAHGFTPSADPSDSYVIRRSSRIPLNLEALWNQDATVEAFNMMPGDILFVPGGEQNFIAVLGHVAQPGLIPVKGRNMMLAQALALAGGPKRGAKLDEVRILRKVGAGQFDFLTVDAKRLLARGIAPMLPGTEMRAGDVLYLPQTGFSNFRDALQEMIPVIQAFTIPLGLTTDILILKDLL, from the coding sequence TTGAGGACCCAAGCAGCTCTGTTCGCATTGTTCGTCGCCAGCTGTGCGGCTCAGACCATTCGGCTGAAACAAGAAGACTATGTACGCGTGCAAAGGCTAGAGGTGCCCAAGAATCGAGCGAGCGAAACCGTGGAACAGGCAATTCCAGAAGGAGCCGGCCCGACGCAGGCTCAGGAAGTTCAGAGCCAGGAGTACCCCATTGGAAAGGGGGATCGCCTCAGCATCGGTGTTTACGGACGGAAAGAGTTGTCGAGTGAAATTTCGGTCCGCGGCGACGGAACGATTTTTGTTCCGCTCGCGGGTGACATTGAAGTCGAGGGTAAAACACCGAGAGAAGTTCAGACGATGTTGCGGGAAAAATTATCGCGATATTTTCGCGAACCAAATGTCGGTGTCCATGTGAGCGAATATCGGGCCTCCGGTTTCTCCGTACTGGGCGCGGTCAATGCTCCGGGAAGATTCCCGCTGATGGGGCCGCTATCAACGGTGTATGAGGCCGTCGCCCTCGCCCACGGCTTCACCCCAAGCGCGGATCCTTCAGACAGTTACGTGATCCGAAGGTCTTCTCGAATCCCGCTCAACCTGGAAGCGCTATGGAACCAAGACGCAACCGTGGAAGCGTTCAATATGATGCCGGGAGATATCTTGTTTGTGCCTGGAGGCGAGCAAAACTTCATTGCGGTCCTTGGCCACGTGGCCCAACCCGGCCTCATTCCGGTCAAGGGCCGAAACATGATGTTGGCGCAAGCCCTGGCGTTAGCCGGAGGCCCGAAAAGGGGCGCCAAACTCGATGAAGTCCGGATCTTGCGAAAGGTGGGAGCAGGCCAATTCGATTTTCTGACCGTGGACGCAAAACGCCTGTTGGCGCGCGGAATCGCGCCGATGCTCCCGGGAACGGAGATGCGCGCCGGAGACGTACTTTATTTGCCGCAAACGGGCTTTTCCAATTTCCGCGATGCCTTGCAAGAAATGATCCCCGTGATTCAGGCATTTACGATCCCTCTGGGTCTCACCACGGACATCCTGATCTTGAAGGATCTGCTTTGA
- a CDS encoding B12-binding domain-containing radical SAM protein → MKKPHPTGGSPHNLAGAKVLLVYPPASYVDMPTLGIPCLTGYLKAQGVGEVDVWDSNLGFLGFLLEPATLLKQEEKIRSKEAVGGTETLQAKALYMLPQLRSAIQDAIDIFHDPKRYYDTRMYDRAMAIVRLALECYSTEPDPIRHTFGGNGFSVEIDRTRMRFSMDDLIQFAGQENSYRLLHEFFQSHLSFLTRNSPFDLVGFSCANPQQLLPALLLARWMREAAVSKAFVIGGSFITTLRDVICSNAKTFDIFDYVVTFEGEKALLSLLNAVVTGGELKTVPNLHYRQGESIRHNSSQKIEDLNQLPTPDFSGLRLQSYWTPEPVLPMYCTRGCYYDICSFCNHHENYFGQFRARTTDSVIHDIKTYEKLYRATKLFFVDELLIPKQHVEIAERIAREKLSTRWYAHSRVENYFTKERLELLAQGGVTLLHVGMESANSRVLKLMKKGYDRERVLRFLGDLRGTPITAHLNTIRSFPGEQPEEYLETLETVWEYAKAGDYIHLYDFNFDPGAPIAEGGNPYVASVQKVADHDLDNALEFSLVNIQEPTPEQQAETERLMARLGQNLPVLAGLFPSECCWAAHLLYVSRYRDKGEGKKLEQPLSEMEIVLPGGEAFSAGENLKEWEISLSEDSRILSFPGTAASQWVLFNAVDFAWIPISERLGTILRRAGPNPLLISAVEKAGGIEVRDLRTDLYKWFRAGIVRLTRPRGKRTAEVQAA, encoded by the coding sequence ATGAAAAAACCACACCCGACGGGCGGTTCTCCGCATAATCTTGCCGGCGCCAAAGTGCTGCTGGTGTACCCTCCTGCATCCTATGTCGACATGCCTACTCTCGGGATCCCTTGCCTGACAGGATATCTTAAAGCCCAAGGCGTTGGAGAGGTGGATGTCTGGGACAGCAATCTTGGTTTCCTGGGCTTTTTACTCGAACCTGCGACTTTGCTGAAACAAGAAGAAAAGATTCGTTCCAAAGAAGCCGTGGGAGGGACGGAAACGCTCCAGGCTAAAGCTCTGTATATGCTGCCGCAGCTCCGGTCTGCGATCCAGGATGCCATTGACATCTTTCACGACCCGAAACGCTATTACGACACCCGTATGTATGACCGCGCGATGGCGATCGTTCGACTTGCATTGGAATGTTATTCAACCGAGCCGGATCCGATACGGCACACATTCGGTGGAAATGGTTTTTCGGTCGAGATCGACCGCACGCGAATGCGCTTTTCCATGGACGATCTTATTCAATTCGCCGGACAAGAGAATTCATACCGGCTTCTTCACGAGTTTTTCCAATCGCACCTCTCGTTCTTAACGAGGAATTCGCCATTTGACCTCGTCGGTTTCTCCTGTGCGAATCCACAGCAACTGCTGCCCGCACTCCTGCTGGCGCGATGGATGCGGGAGGCAGCGGTTTCCAAAGCGTTCGTGATCGGAGGAAGCTTTATCACAACGCTCCGGGACGTGATCTGCAGTAACGCCAAGACATTCGATATCTTTGATTACGTCGTGACCTTCGAAGGAGAAAAAGCACTGCTTTCTCTCCTGAATGCGGTTGTAACCGGTGGTGAATTGAAAACGGTGCCCAATCTTCATTATCGGCAGGGAGAAAGCATCCGGCATAACTCCTCCCAAAAAATAGAAGATTTGAATCAGCTGCCGACGCCCGACTTTTCGGGACTTCGGCTACAGTCCTACTGGACGCCGGAGCCGGTTCTGCCGATGTACTGTACCCGCGGCTGTTATTACGACATCTGTTCGTTTTGCAATCATCATGAAAACTATTTCGGCCAATTTCGCGCGCGTACCACCGATTCGGTCATTCACGACATCAAAACGTACGAAAAGCTTTATCGAGCCACCAAGCTCTTTTTTGTCGACGAACTTCTCATACCGAAACAGCACGTTGAGATCGCCGAACGGATCGCGCGGGAGAAGCTTTCCACGCGATGGTACGCGCATTCGCGCGTCGAGAACTATTTCACGAAGGAGAGGCTCGAACTCTTGGCCCAAGGCGGTGTCACGCTTCTCCATGTCGGAATGGAATCGGCCAACAGCCGCGTTTTAAAGCTCATGAAAAAGGGGTACGACCGGGAACGCGTTTTGAGATTCTTGGGCGATTTGCGCGGCACACCGATAACCGCCCACCTGAACACGATTCGTTCATTCCCTGGAGAGCAACCGGAAGAATATCTGGAAACGCTTGAAACCGTATGGGAATACGCCAAAGCCGGCGACTATATTCACCTCTATGATTTTAATTTTGATCCCGGCGCTCCTATAGCCGAAGGAGGGAATCCCTATGTGGCTTCCGTCCAAAAGGTCGCGGATCACGATCTGGACAATGCTTTGGAATTCTCGCTGGTGAATATTCAAGAACCGACGCCGGAGCAGCAGGCGGAAACGGAAAGACTTATGGCGCGCCTAGGACAAAACCTTCCGGTTTTAGCCGGTCTTTTCCCGTCCGAGTGCTGCTGGGCGGCTCACTTGTTATATGTTTCACGCTATCGAGATAAGGGAGAAGGGAAGAAACTCGAACAGCCGCTTTCGGAGATGGAAATCGTATTGCCGGGTGGTGAGGCTTTCTCCGCCGGTGAGAACTTGAAGGAGTGGGAGATTTCGCTTTCCGAGGATTCCCGGATCCTGTCGTTTCCCGGCACAGCCGCCAGTCAGTGGGTTCTCTTTAACGCCGTCGACTTTGCATGGATTCCGATTTCGGAACGCCTGGGAACGATTTTAAGGCGTGCGGGGCCTAATCCCCTCTTGATCAGCGCGGTGGAAAAAGCCGGCGGCATTGAAGTACGTGATCTCCGGACAGATCTCTATAAGTGGTTCCGGGCCGGCATCGTTCGGCTGACGCGCCCGCGCGGCAAGCGTACAGCGGAGGTTCAAGCCGCATGA
- a CDS encoding polysaccharide biosynthesis tyrosine autokinase — protein MIERTDKSGLEGMHSLAELVSILKKRWRLVIAGTLSVVGSTMFFTFRAIPKYRAAATVLVEDSNSGHNPFNQWTKMGAANPHVQTEIQLLKSRRLSEAVGTTLGLQLAMSEEDKKKFEQIFFPPQIERTAPRVWFALEGARLKQETTGGTVAIQEVNLPVHLGSAVFSMKKRPEAGDRIRFALQGSIDVAGWIDSVTSVRAVGEDSNVIEIVVETDNPELARNLVNARVDRYVQFNIARRGKDLAQTEEFLATQLEQTRSQLTHEADTLRGFREERGGIDPELEMKKIMTVRETLETRLLDLRTRTDKFEQAEKALAAGVDTTRLVAILLQSGFVVLEKLASDLREADQKLVELGHSLTPEHPEYREALERQNALLQQAFQLVASQLQFLRREEKVIRQQIQRNQDQLAAIPKMELDFISLKRASVAKENAFSFLSTGYEETRIARAATIPSVSVIDEAIIPRAPFWPRPMQNFWMSLLAGFLLSAAVAMAADYLKDTIEEMAEIEKLIERPILGVIPRLTEPEQLATARFSLRRFLDTKSTGSPIVTHANPKSVDMEAFRALRTNLHLFSAPNQTQVLLFSSSMPGDGKTTIVSNFAYVLSDLGKNVLILDADFRNPNLGRVYQRESEHGLSDIVKDEQINWKQCVCEIRTRDNAHGVLHFISAGRESEDPSRLLHSARFGKLVNDLRHRYDYVLFDSPPISLIPDAVLLAKFVDGAVLVVAPSRTKRIALRATWRRLQEVQAQVYGVVLNLRERSTSISSYNGGYGYGYYAQYGRARKEVSVVSKHLRKIKFLRLMKQGHG, from the coding sequence TTGATCGAAAGGACGGATAAGAGTGGCTTGGAAGGGATGCATTCACTCGCGGAACTGGTATCGATTCTGAAGAAGAGATGGAGGCTCGTCATCGCCGGTACATTATCGGTGGTTGGGTCAACGATGTTTTTTACCTTTCGGGCGATTCCAAAATACCGGGCGGCGGCAACCGTACTTGTCGAGGATTCGAACTCGGGTCACAACCCGTTCAATCAATGGACCAAAATGGGAGCCGCCAATCCCCACGTTCAAACGGAAATCCAGTTATTGAAGAGTCGAAGATTGAGCGAGGCGGTTGGAACGACTCTTGGACTGCAACTCGCGATGTCCGAAGAAGACAAAAAGAAATTCGAACAAATCTTCTTTCCGCCCCAGATCGAAAGAACCGCCCCTCGGGTATGGTTTGCCTTGGAAGGTGCCCGGCTCAAACAGGAGACTACAGGCGGAACCGTAGCTATTCAGGAGGTGAACCTGCCCGTCCACCTGGGGTCTGCCGTGTTTTCAATGAAGAAGCGTCCGGAGGCCGGTGATCGAATCCGTTTCGCCTTGCAAGGCTCGATAGATGTGGCCGGGTGGATCGATTCGGTCACCAGCGTTCGGGCCGTTGGAGAGGATTCCAACGTGATAGAAATCGTGGTGGAAACCGACAACCCGGAACTGGCAAGGAATCTGGTCAACGCCCGAGTGGATCGTTACGTGCAATTCAATATCGCGCGCCGCGGAAAGGACCTGGCACAGACCGAGGAGTTCTTAGCCACCCAACTCGAACAAACCCGATCCCAACTGACTCACGAAGCCGATACACTGCGCGGCTTTCGAGAAGAGCGCGGCGGAATCGACCCCGAACTCGAAATGAAAAAAATAATGACGGTCCGCGAGACATTGGAAACACGGCTCCTCGACCTTCGGACGCGCACGGACAAATTTGAGCAGGCGGAAAAGGCTCTTGCCGCGGGGGTGGATACGACTCGGCTCGTTGCCATTCTCCTCCAATCCGGCTTCGTGGTTTTGGAAAAACTCGCCTCGGATCTGCGCGAAGCCGACCAGAAGCTGGTTGAACTCGGCCACAGTCTGACGCCGGAACATCCGGAATACCGAGAAGCGTTAGAGAGGCAAAATGCATTGCTTCAACAAGCTTTCCAGCTTGTGGCTTCCCAGCTCCAATTCCTGCGACGAGAAGAAAAAGTCATTCGCCAACAAATCCAACGGAACCAGGATCAACTGGCGGCCATCCCCAAAATGGAGCTCGACTTCATTTCGCTCAAGAGGGCCTCGGTAGCAAAAGAAAACGCTTTTTCGTTCCTCTCCACCGGGTATGAGGAAACCCGAATTGCCCGCGCGGCCACGATCCCGAGTGTGTCGGTCATCGATGAAGCCATCATTCCACGAGCACCCTTTTGGCCGCGGCCGATGCAAAATTTCTGGATGAGCCTTTTGGCCGGATTTCTTCTTTCAGCCGCAGTCGCGATGGCGGCCGACTATCTGAAGGATACCATCGAGGAAATGGCCGAAATCGAGAAATTGATCGAACGGCCGATCTTGGGGGTCATTCCCCGGCTTACCGAACCGGAACAGCTGGCTACGGCTCGTTTCTCCCTTCGGCGGTTCCTGGATACCAAGAGTACGGGCAGTCCGATTGTTACTCACGCGAATCCCAAAAGCGTTGACATGGAAGCGTTTCGGGCTCTTCGGACCAATTTGCATCTGTTTTCCGCCCCAAACCAGACCCAGGTTTTGCTGTTCTCGAGTTCCATGCCGGGCGATGGAAAAACGACCATCGTTTCAAATTTCGCGTACGTCCTTTCCGATCTCGGAAAGAATGTCTTGATCCTGGATGCGGACTTTCGAAATCCGAATCTCGGGCGCGTCTATCAAAGAGAAAGCGAACATGGGCTGTCCGATATTGTGAAGGACGAGCAGATCAATTGGAAGCAATGCGTTTGTGAGATTCGAACGCGAGACAATGCCCATGGGGTCCTCCATTTTATTTCCGCGGGCCGTGAATCCGAAGACCCTTCCCGCCTTCTGCATTCCGCGCGATTCGGCAAGCTGGTGAACGACCTTCGACACCGATATGACTACGTGCTTTTCGACTCTCCGCCCATTTCACTGATTCCCGATGCCGTTTTGCTGGCCAAGTTCGTCGATGGAGCGGTGTTGGTCGTGGCGCCCTCCCGGACAAAGCGGATCGCCTTACGGGCGACGTGGCGGCGTCTGCAAGAAGTGCAAGCTCAAGTCTATGGAGTCGTTCTCAATCTGAGGGAGCGCAGCACATCGATCTCTTCGTACAATGGAGGCTATGGGTACGGGTACTATGCTCAGTATGGCCGGGCGCGGAAAGAGGTTTCCGTCGTGTCCAAGCACCTTCGGAAGATCAAGTTCCTCCGATTGATGAAACAAGGCCATGGTTGA